Sequence from the Cucurbita pepo subsp. pepo cultivar mu-cu-16 chromosome LG02, ASM280686v2, whole genome shotgun sequence genome:
CATCATCAACCCACGCAACCACCGCTTTCCGCCAAAAACCACCGCCCACCATGGTCCGCTGTCTGTTCACATGCTTAGGCAAGGGCAGCGACAACGGCGGCGCCCCAATCCCCAACGACAAAGCCAGCAGCGCCACGGCGGATGTAACGGCGGAGGAGAATCGCCGGGGTGGAGCCGTACTAGTGGAGCTATTCTCGTCGCAGGGGTGTGCGACATCGCCGGAGGCAGAGGTGCTGTTGTCGAGACTGGGGAGAGGAGATTTTGAATTGGAGGTGCCGGTGGTGGTTCTGGCTTACCATGTGGACTATTGGGACTACAATGGGTGGAAGGACCCCTTCGGTCATAGCCAGTGGACGGTCCGCCAAAAGGCCTACGTTGAGGGGTTAGGGCTCGATACAATGTTTACTCCTCAGGTCGTGGTTCAGGGCCGGGCTCAGGCGGTTGCTAACGATCAGGATAGCTTGGTGGGTATGATTAAATCCGCTCCCAAGTTTGCTGCTCCCACTTTCCAGGTTCAATTTTAACCCCAATTTCTGGGTTCTATTGCAATTTTCGGATTAAACTACGTTTCtgggtttgaatttgattttaagaAACAGAGCTTTTTTCCCCCAATTTTCACTCTCGCCGGAAATTTTCCACAGGCGACGTTCCTCCGGCCGACGACGGACAGCCTGGAAGTGACACTCACCGGAGCATTGAGGACGAAAGTAGACAGCGACGGCGCAGATGTTATGGTGGCGCTGTACGAGAGCGGCCTGGTCACGGATATCTCCGGCGGCGACAACAAAGGGCGAGTTCTGGCCAATGATTTTGTGGTGAGAAAGCTTGAAAAGCTCTGCTCCGTTAAAAGCGCCTCCGCTAAAAAAACCGTCTCCGGCACCGTCGCTTTTTGTCTGTGGGAGGGCTTTAACGGCACGAAATGCGGCGTCGCCGTCTTCGTTCAGAACAATTTGCATCATATTTTCGGTTGTCAGAGTTTTCAATTGCCGGAagatatatgaaatttgggcGGAATTTGAGTGGTTATCGACTTCCTTGGGGCTCATCAATGGCGGCCGATCGCTTGTGGCGGCCGTTTTATGTATAGGATATGTAAGTCCGTTAACTACTTGGTAGAgttattgtttaaattttttttcttcatttgtttaaatagttgttttgtgattttttataactattattttcttaaaaatggtCTATTTTAAACTGAGAGATTTAATTTGTATTCATGTTATACAATTTGATTTCCCGGGTTTAATTGTTGAAAAATATCGTGTATTCATTTActcaatattttattgagtATCCATTCACTCGAAACTTATCTATTTTGCTCCATTTGGGCTTTTAATGTCGTTATATATGGATTAGCATAAGATAGAGTCTAATGGTGAGATTTCCATTAAttgatatataataaaatcatcTCCCTAACAATTAGTGTCGGTCATAGTGATCTTCCTAATAGATAGTGTCTCCTAATAGATAGTGTCAGTAGACAATGTCTGATCGTGATCTCTCTAACGGATAGTGTCTGTAATACTGATTTCCCTAACAGATAGTGTCGGTAGACAATGTCTGACAGTTAATAGAAGTGTCCGTAGATAATGTCTGATAGTGATCTCCCTAACGGATAGTGTCTGTAGACAATATCTTATAGTtatctccctaacagataGTGATCTCCCTAACAGATAGTGTCGGTAGACAATGTCTGATACCTAACAAATAGTGTCTGTAAACGACAATATCTTACCGTGATCTCCCTAACAGATAGTGTCGGTAGACAATGTCTGATAGTtatctccctaacagataGTGTTTGTAGACGATAATATCTGACAGTGATCTTCTAACGGATAGTGTCTGCAgacgacaatatctgatagatCTGATAGGAATGAGTTTTATCGAATGGAGAGAAATTTTGGCaaacagataaaaaaatgaaatagttgCCGCATAGTAAGCCATACAAACATTGTATAACCTGGCCTGCTTCTTGATTAAATAAGAGAAGCATCACCCAGATTTAACCTCAAAGTATGTAATTTCTGCAAAAACATCTTTCACCACATTAATTAGTTCTACACCTTATCCATCCAAAACTTCGAAATCTTATGATCATAAGCTCAGGTACATTTATTTTCACAACCAGAATTCATCATCTACGATGAGCGGCATAGCATTCGACTCTCGATCGAGTTCTTCAACTTTCCTGCAGCTCATTTCATAAGTAACAACACTGACGTCAACGTCGATGTCGTATTATTTTTCCGCTCGATGAACATTCCAACTAACTCCTTTCATCTTACAGATATCCAGGGATTGAAGATGGTAATACCTGTACAGATTTACCACTGGAAAAGTGTGTAATGCAACAGTAAATCTAACTTTACACAACTTGTTGACGAGCAAGGTatttctcccttctttctttctgaacaatcaatccaaaaatgaaaatcagaGGATTAtaagattaattaatatatgaacATAAGATGAACTCAACATTATTGAGAACATCATACCCATTCATCTATCACAAGGCCTTCCCCTACAACCTGGGGACCTGTTTCTGCTGGAGGTTTCTTGCGTGCTTCAAGTGCAGCCTCCGCTTCGGCCAATTGACGTTTTAGTTTTTCAAGAGCCTAAAACATCAAAATGGCATTAAATTGGACTTcagacaagaacaagaacacaaaCAAGAACACAATCAAGAACAAGCCTGTGTTTTATTGATTTACTTACAGCACTAGGTCGCTCTGGATCTACAAATACGACCCGCAAAATTTGCTCAACTGTTACTTGGTCCTTCTGTTCATCAAACTGAAAATTTTGCACAACATAAGTACATGCCAACAAAAAAGTACTATCGATCGTTCGGTGATCGAACACAAATATGCATCGAGTTCTTGAGGTGAGGTCATTAAGCGATTGCGCCCAACtccaaataatgaaaaaacgAACCCATTAACTTATTTCAGTTGCTACCACAGAAGACAGTCCATTAGGAAGTAGTACACTAACTGGAGATGCTGGTTGACAAAAATTAACACTGAACTACATTGACTACATGAAGGAAGACAATGGAAACCTCAAACTGTCGGATAGAACACacaaaatgacaaaaacaGAAGGCAAGACATTGGCTATGTTACATGAGTCAGAAATGTATAAGTTTAACCAATCTCAAAACAGCAGAGAGAGAAGAGGGGAAGAAAACCCCAATTCAAACCGACACTCACCAGCTCGGGTACGTATTCGATTCCTGCTTTCACTTTAAGGCTCATGAtcttaaacttaattttgcTCTTCTGGTCCATTGGCTTTTCATTATTCTCGGGCTGCTCAACAAATCTGAAGACTGTTTAAGAGATGAAACCAATGGATAATTGAGTAGATATTGATTATGTATCAAAAGTAAGAAAGccacaaaaaaggaaaaagggcTATGAAAATGGAAACATTACCAGTAGCAATAAAATTTTCTCCTGGAGCCAGAATACCACCAGGAGGCCGCATATAACAGCTCTTGGGGGCGGTAGTTTGGAACTGAAGAGAAAGATACAGAGACCATTTAGGATGATATACTCGCATTTCAAGTAATCTTGGAAATGAACAGTTCACATTCATTTGAATGACATTCATACAAGTATGCAGTTCACATTAATTTGAATGTCAATTTACTTTAGTAAaccaaagaacaaaaatacaGGAAAAACTCCAAGAAAACCTTCAACGAATTTGATTTCCTCAGCTGAAGAACTTTACAAGAAgctgaaaacaatttgaatgCAAATTTTCACAGCTTGGAATGCAAAATTGAATGCAAACAATTTGAATGCAAGTACCCATATAAACATCAATTACTATAAAGGTAATTGGAAGATCAGCATAATCTAACAAGACTCATTGTTTTCAGAGTATAGAGAGGAAAAGTTCATCAGAAGAACAAAATCAGATGCATTCAAGCTTCAGTAAAGTGTTTGCCGTACCCTTGGCTTGTTTAGGGCttaaaaaagtaagaaatcaataaagaataatggaaaagaacaaaaggtGAAAGTAGGCCTGCTATGGAAAAAAACACTAAAGTAATAATACCTTGAAAGCTACATGAGATCTGCTCGTGTTCTTCAACCTGATGGCGCTCTTTACCTGCTTCCCGGGTTCATCTACACAGCAATCATCAAACAATACAGAGATGAAGACGAGTAAGAAGAAATGGATGCAAATTCTGAACAACTATTCCGTACATTTATCTAAAACTTGCAACTCCCCTGCTTCatgtaaatttgaaattcaactCGCAAATGGCAGCCGGAAAATCGATTAGAACCTCTATTTAATTAGATTCAAAATTCGAATTCATGAGCAAACGAGTATCATTTCGGGCTCGCATTATCCAGATTGAAGGTTTCGAAATGGTTCGAAACATCCGACTTCGAATTCTAATTAACCACTACAATTCAACTACAGCAAAACCTCTCCATCCAATTCAAAAACCTAAGCACCAGCAATGAACAGAGAGACGAAGAGAGAACAACAACTTACAAGGGAAGAACAAGCAATTGTTAGGATCAAGCCGAAGCCGACGGCGAGGAGGCAACAGCGACTTCGCCACAGAGGACACCGTCTTGGAAGACGATGAAGTTTTCATATTATTCGACGCAGTTAAGTTTCTATCACTAGGGCCATGGATACTATGATGAAGATTCTGAGTGGAGgacgaagaagacgaagtATTCCCCGATTGCCACATCGAACACAACGTGAAGAGCTTGCGACGATCAGCAACGGACATGGTCATCAACAGTATCGCATTAAATTTTCCCGACCAAAACTGAAAATGGACGgacgaggaggaggaggaggcgaCGGTGACGGAGAGAGCGGATTCGAGAAGCGTATGTAAATACGACGGAATTTTGCTCTGGTATCCGTGCGGGGGGACACGTGTCGAAAGGAGAATGCATCTTGATAGCCCAAACGGCCGGTCGTGCAATTATTACGAATCCGTGCTTCTCTGAGTTgtaagattttctttttatgagaTGAGATGGAATTGTTTGGATAATATACACGCGCCTTTATGGCGCGTGTAGTCCACGTTCATTTTTTcccattaaattaattcatttttttttacaagcGCGTCAACAAACAAGACAAAGAATAATTACCAGGAaacattttgatttatttaataaaaagtctaccttttttttttggtaaattgac
This genomic interval carries:
- the LOC111787572 gene encoding vesicle-associated protein 4-1-like, producing the protein MTMSVADRRKLFTLCSMWQSGNTSSSSSSTQNLHHSIHGPSDRNLTASNNMKTSSSSKTVSSVAKSLLPPRRRLRLDPNNCLFFPYEPGKQVKSAIRLKNTSRSHVAFKFQTTAPKSCYMRPPGGILAPGENFIATVFRFVEQPENNEKPMDQKSKIKFKIMSLKVKAGIEYVPELFDEQKDQVTVEQILRVVFVDPERPSAALEKLKRQLAEAEAALEARKKPPAETGPQVVGEGLVIDEWKERREKYLARQQVV
- the LOC111789093 gene encoding uncharacterized protein LOC111789093, which codes for MSSCHRPEKRIPGLLESRNRLFAAIVSAPFKCSILHHCHSAPNPSSTHATTAFRQKPPPTMVRCLFTCLGKGSDNGGAPIPNDKASSATADVTAEENRRGGAVLVELFSSQGCATSPEAEVLLSRLGRGDFELEVPVVVLAYHVDYWDYNGWKDPFGHSQWTVRQKAYVEGLGLDTMFTPQVVVQGRAQAVANDQDSLVGMIKSAPKFAAPTFQATFLRPTTDSLEVTLTGALRTKVDSDGADVMVALYESGLVTDISGGDNKGRVLANDFVVRKLEKLCSVKSASAKKTVSGTVAFCLWEGFNGTKCGVAVFVQNNLHHIFGCQSFQLPEDI